A genomic region of Paenibacillus sp. PL2-23 contains the following coding sequences:
- the araA gene encoding L-arabinose isomerase produces the protein MTATAAKQFWFVVGSQHLYGEEALAEVKAHAQIMADAWNNSGVLPYPVVLQDLAVSADKITSIMKEVNYRDEVAGVITWMHTFSPAKMWIRGTKLLQKPLLHLATQYNESIPWATIDMDFMNLNQAAHGDREYGFINARLKKQNKIVVGYWERPEVHKQLADWMDVAVAYNESFNIKVARFGDNMRNVGVTDGDKVEAQIQFGWTVDYYGIGDLVQYVNAVTEQEIDDLMGEYAELYEFDYGTNSQEAWEASVRVQASYEIALKSFLEDKGYNAFTTNFEDLHGMKQLPGLAVQRLMAQGYGFAGEGDWKTAALDRLMKVMSRNQNTGFMEDYTYEMAAGQEAILQSHMLEVDPSLAANKPKIVVNPLGIGDREDPARLVFDGKAGEGVVVSMADFGTHYKLLINEVSAFEPTVPAPKLPVARVLWTVKPNFQDGVKAWIENGGGHHTVVSLNLTTDQIVTYAKLVNLEYVVIK, from the coding sequence ATGACAGCAACAGCAGCTAAACAGTTTTGGTTCGTAGTGGGCTCGCAGCATTTGTACGGAGAAGAGGCGCTGGCCGAGGTGAAGGCGCATGCGCAGATTATGGCCGATGCGTGGAACAACAGCGGTGTGCTGCCGTATCCCGTTGTTCTGCAAGACTTGGCTGTCAGCGCGGACAAAATTACAAGCATCATGAAAGAAGTGAACTACCGCGACGAGGTAGCGGGCGTGATCACGTGGATGCATACCTTCTCCCCTGCGAAGATGTGGATTCGCGGCACCAAGCTGCTGCAGAAGCCTCTGCTGCACCTTGCCACACAATACAATGAGAGCATTCCATGGGCGACCATCGACATGGACTTCATGAACCTGAACCAGGCCGCGCACGGCGACCGGGAATACGGCTTCATCAACGCGCGCCTGAAGAAGCAGAACAAAATCGTCGTTGGCTATTGGGAGCGTCCGGAGGTGCACAAGCAGCTTGCCGACTGGATGGATGTGGCGGTTGCCTACAATGAAAGCTTCAACATCAAGGTGGCTCGCTTCGGCGACAATATGCGCAATGTCGGCGTGACAGATGGCGACAAGGTCGAGGCGCAAATTCAATTCGGCTGGACGGTAGACTATTACGGCATCGGCGACCTCGTACAATACGTGAATGCTGTAACCGAGCAGGAAATCGATGATCTGATGGGCGAATACGCGGAGCTGTATGAATTCGATTACGGCACGAACAGCCAAGAGGCTTGGGAAGCCAGCGTGCGAGTGCAAGCGAGCTATGAGATTGCGCTGAAGAGCTTCCTGGAGGACAAGGGCTACAACGCCTTCACCACAAACTTCGAGGATCTTCATGGCATGAAGCAGCTGCCGGGTCTTGCTGTACAGCGCCTGATGGCGCAGGGCTACGGCTTCGCCGGCGAAGGCGACTGGAAGACAGCCGCGCTTGATCGTCTGATGAAGGTTATGAGCCGCAACCAGAACACGGGCTTCATGGAGGACTACACGTATGAGATGGCGGCTGGCCAAGAGGCCATCCTGCAATCCCACATGCTGGAGGTCGACCCGTCGCTGGCGGCGAACAAGCCGAAGATTGTGGTGAATCCGCTCGGCATCGGCGACCGCGAGGATCCGGCTCGTCTCGTATTCGACGGCAAAGCCGGCGAAGGTGTCGTTGTCTCCATGGCCGACTTCGGCACGCATTACAAGCTGCTGATTAACGAGGTGTCCGCGTTCGAGCCGACGGTCCCAGCTCCCAAGCTGCCTGTCGCGCGCGTCCTGTGGACTGTGAAGCCGAACTTCCAGGACGGCGTAAAGGCCTGGATCGAGAACGGCGGCGGCCATCATACGGTGGTGTCGCTGAACCTGACGACCGACCAGATCGTAACGTACGCGAAGCTTGTGAACCTGGAGTACGTGGTCATTAAGTAA
- a CDS encoding sulfatase-like hydrolase/transferase, whose amino-acid sequence MSRQPHIFFIMTDELRADTLGFRGHGIVQTPHLDQLAEDCAVFTNAYTNCPMCAPARVSLATGRYGPSHGVLDNSFAPVADEISLYGIMSDNGYRTINYGKIHFNTPGTFGFEELYPRELYHSGGVDAFGVTDRDVLRNSVYKKNEGEIPLVIHGVNPQRPEDTTDSRLTQAYVDRMEALKDSERPLFYRLSMMDPHTPYFPTEPYASMYAAEDIPLPLSWKEDLRSKPLLHRYYYQARGFHHLTEEDYRKSMASYYGLITHVDARVGQVVDRLKELNLYDDAILVFTSDHGSMMGEHGFIEKWGIMYEEVTRIPLMIKFPKSRYRGTYDALAEIVDVMPTLLDAAGIDTPECVQGTSLLPLLRGEPGAAKREVFGHIFSGGVQLEPALMIRQDQWKLTIYPGQQHVHDRLLNDHFLKYTPMFLEDIVEGELYHLGDDPHEMNNLFHEPEYLDLRISLLARLYEWRSCLGELANLDDMEQAKPVVNSYHLMQADNMAKMQRLLTEEGTIKRLTRR is encoded by the coding sequence ATGAGCAGACAGCCGCATATCTTTTTTATCATGACGGATGAACTGAGAGCCGATACGCTGGGGTTCCGGGGTCATGGCATCGTGCAAACGCCGCACCTGGATCAGCTAGCTGAGGACTGCGCCGTATTCACCAACGCGTATACCAACTGTCCAATGTGCGCCCCAGCCCGGGTCAGTCTGGCAACCGGACGGTACGGGCCGAGCCACGGTGTGCTGGACAATTCATTTGCACCGGTTGCAGATGAAATATCCCTGTACGGCATCATGAGCGATAACGGATATCGCACGATTAATTATGGCAAAATCCATTTTAACACACCGGGCACCTTCGGCTTTGAGGAGCTATATCCCCGTGAGCTGTACCATAGCGGCGGCGTGGATGCTTTTGGCGTAACGGACCGGGACGTGCTGAGAAACAGTGTGTACAAAAAAAATGAAGGCGAGATCCCGCTTGTCATACATGGCGTGAATCCACAGAGACCGGAGGATACCACCGACTCACGGCTGACTCAAGCTTACGTCGATCGCATGGAGGCGCTGAAGGACAGTGAGCGGCCACTGTTTTATCGGCTTTCCATGATGGACCCGCACACGCCTTATTTTCCGACGGAGCCCTATGCGTCCATGTATGCGGCTGAAGATATCCCTCTGCCACTGTCATGGAAGGAGGACCTTCGCTCCAAGCCTCTTCTGCATCGGTATTATTATCAAGCCCGAGGCTTTCACCACTTGACAGAGGAGGACTATCGCAAAAGCATGGCCAGCTATTACGGCTTAATTACCCATGTAGATGCTCGCGTCGGGCAAGTGGTTGATCGATTGAAGGAGCTTAATCTCTACGATGATGCCATCCTTGTATTCACCTCCGATCACGGCTCCATGATGGGTGAGCACGGGTTCATTGAGAAGTGGGGGATCATGTATGAGGAAGTGACTCGCATCCCGCTCATGATCAAATTCCCGAAATCTCGTTATCGCGGCACCTATGACGCATTGGCTGAGATTGTCGATGTGATGCCAACCTTATTGGACGCCGCAGGCATTGACACGCCGGAATGCGTGCAGGGAACGTCGCTTCTGCCCTTGCTGCGCGGAGAGCCAGGAGCTGCCAAGAGGGAAGTATTCGGCCATATCTTCTCTGGCGGTGTGCAGCTTGAGCCTGCGCTTATGATTCGTCAAGATCAATGGAAGCTGACGATATACCCTGGACAGCAGCATGTGCATGATAGGCTGCTGAACGATCATTTCTTGAAATATACACCCATGTTTCTAGAGGATATTGTGGAAGGTGAGCTGTACCACCTGGGGGACGATCCTCATGAGATGAACAATCTGTTTCATGAGCCTGAGTATCTGGATTTGAGGATATCTCTGCTTGCGCGTCTCTATGAATGGCGTAGCTGCTTAGGAGAGCTTGCGAATCTTGACGACATGGAGCAAGCGAAGCCCGTGGTGAACAGTTATCACCTCATGCAGGCAGACAACATGGCCAAGATGCAGCGCCTGTTGACGGAAGAGGGCACCATTAAGCGGTTAACCCGCAGATAG
- a CDS encoding FAD-dependent oxidoreductase, translated as MEFKIIKVEQDLTVVGGGMPGICAAIQAARLGMKVALINNRGYLGGNASPENRINVAGADGAQEFNFYARETGIMEELRLENLYRNPQGNAYLWETVLLDFVMRELNLSLYLNTNVDRVETDGKGCIVYVSGAQQGTEKRFDFYSPLFLDDTGDGTVGYLAGAEYRTGREAKSEFNERIAPDEADNHVLLSTLSWYSKDTGRPAKFVMPDFANSLSVEEALQHREIPERMEGNTRYEGYRMQWFYEIGHGKDQIEHNEEIMQNHRELVFGIWNHIKNSGSYDSAQYDLEFVSSAPGKRESRRLIGDYILTEGDIVEQTDFEDAIGYGGWSIDLHATEGFFSKDMTTRHFVLHGVYPIPYRSCYSKNITNLFVASRCMSTTHVAFGSTRVMATLAVLGQSCAAAAYLCRKYNVKPREVLQQHMKELQQLLLANDQYIIGKQNDDALDLCRRATVSTSSVHVSSMEQMTSSQTLDGKYALIVPVKKRVEELSLQLRSESATELHYTVYAPAKHQNYAPQIKLYEGIVKVPATTEFTWIHLPVHAETDTGKLFIELEPNPGIQLGMCEDEVNGVFLLKKRPMNRRTTFCDIDTLEVKKEMWKLEKGLPCYRTTPEQDVYGAENVINGLSRNHGLPNLWLSDLTNGDEELCIRFPDLQTISQLQLAFDSNLNYNYDNLEIYKDFSVFPTLVKDYTVYAKSKDDYVEVIAVQDNYHRVNRLQFEPIQTNECKIVFHRTNGARRVGVYEVRAYQ; from the coding sequence ATGGAATTTAAAATCATAAAGGTGGAGCAGGATTTAACGGTAGTAGGAGGAGGCATGCCGGGAATCTGCGCAGCGATTCAAGCTGCACGGCTAGGGATGAAGGTGGCTTTGATTAATAATCGAGGGTATCTCGGAGGAAATGCCAGTCCCGAGAATCGCATTAATGTAGCCGGTGCAGACGGAGCCCAGGAATTCAACTTCTATGCAAGGGAGACGGGCATCATGGAGGAGCTGCGTCTTGAGAATCTGTATCGCAATCCTCAAGGCAACGCTTATTTGTGGGAAACCGTTCTTCTTGACTTTGTGATGCGAGAGCTTAACCTCTCCTTATATTTGAACACCAACGTTGACAGGGTAGAGACGGACGGCAAGGGATGTATTGTATATGTCTCGGGAGCGCAGCAGGGTACGGAGAAACGATTTGACTTTTATAGTCCGTTATTCCTGGATGATACGGGAGACGGAACGGTTGGATATCTGGCGGGAGCGGAATACCGTACTGGACGAGAGGCCAAATCGGAATTTAATGAACGTATTGCGCCTGACGAAGCCGATAACCATGTGCTGCTTAGCACACTATCATGGTACTCAAAGGATACGGGCAGGCCCGCCAAGTTTGTCATGCCCGATTTCGCCAACAGTCTGTCTGTGGAAGAGGCGCTGCAGCATCGAGAAATTCCGGAGCGCATGGAAGGCAATACCCGATACGAGGGGTATCGGATGCAATGGTTCTATGAAATTGGACATGGGAAGGATCAGATCGAACACAATGAGGAGATCATGCAAAATCACCGTGAGCTGGTCTTCGGCATCTGGAATCATATCAAGAACAGCGGCAGCTACGACTCGGCTCAGTATGACTTAGAATTTGTCAGCAGCGCACCAGGCAAGCGTGAATCCAGAAGGCTGATCGGAGACTATATTCTGACAGAGGGCGATATCGTCGAGCAGACCGATTTTGAGGATGCCATTGGCTATGGCGGATGGTCGATCGACCTCCATGCTACAGAAGGTTTTTTCTCCAAGGACATGACGACCCGGCATTTCGTCCTGCATGGCGTATACCCTATCCCTTATCGGAGCTGCTATTCCAAAAATATAACCAATTTATTCGTAGCCAGCCGCTGCATGTCGACGACTCATGTCGCATTCGGCTCCACAAGAGTGATGGCCACTCTCGCCGTGTTGGGGCAGTCGTGTGCTGCTGCAGCCTATCTCTGCCGGAAGTACAACGTAAAGCCCCGGGAGGTTCTTCAACAGCATATGAAGGAGCTGCAGCAGCTGCTGCTTGCCAATGATCAATACATTATCGGCAAGCAAAACGATGATGCTCTTGATCTGTGCAGGAGAGCGACTGTATCAACCAGCTCGGTGCACGTCTCCTCGATGGAACAGATGACATCCAGCCAGACGCTGGACGGCAAATATGCACTGATCGTACCGGTGAAGAAGAGGGTGGAGGAGCTGTCCCTTCAACTGCGCAGCGAATCGGCGACTGAGCTTCATTACACCGTGTACGCTCCTGCCAAGCATCAGAATTACGCACCGCAGATCAAGCTGTATGAAGGCATCGTCAAGGTGCCAGCCACAACAGAATTTACATGGATTCATCTGCCTGTGCACGCGGAGACAGACACTGGAAAGCTGTTTATAGAGCTGGAGCCCAACCCCGGCATTCAACTAGGTATGTGCGAGGACGAAGTGAATGGCGTATTTTTACTGAAAAAAAGGCCTATGAACCGGCGTACCACCTTCTGCGATATTGACACCTTGGAGGTCAAGAAGGAGATGTGGAAGCTGGAGAAGGGGCTTCCCTGCTACCGAACAACTCCGGAGCAAGACGTGTACGGCGCAGAGAATGTCATCAACGGCTTATCGCGAAACCATGGCCTGCCTAACCTGTGGCTGTCCGATCTGACGAATGGGGATGAAGAGCTGTGTATCCGCTTTCCTGACCTGCAGACCATCAGCCAATTGCAGCTGGCATTCGACTCCAACCTGAATTACAACTACGATAACCTGGAAATATACAAGGATTTCTCAGTGTTTCCCACCTTGGTGAAGGATTATACGGTTTATGCCAAATCGAAGGATGACTACGTGGAAGTTATTGCTGTTCAAGACAACTATCATCGAGTCAACAGGCTGCAATTTGAGCCCATTCAGACGAATGAATGCAAGATCGTGTTCCACCGCACGAATGGCGCAAGACGCGTTGGCGTCTATGAGGTAAGAGCTTATCAATAA
- a CDS encoding AraC family transcriptional regulator produces the protein MDTRVVINRNELPSLMSIGVFETSRPWIHLDRILAIDTMLYVTNGAVTVCEENTDYTISEGEVFFLKHQCRHWGRLPIAPGSRWFWISFLPFRSLGEEQQLILPKQYKLTQEEPFVSMVETMLQLYASSSPVRHERLNGMLYQILYELLHQHLHGGEEHSPSSLTAKIIKLLKQQAELPFDSHAIANAMNMNYTYLGRVFKLNTGTTINHYYRRLKIERAIAYMQSDMLNISQISERLSFPNPYYFSRVFKQVTGVSPKEYQQQLYR, from the coding sequence ATGGACACTCGAGTTGTCATTAACCGTAATGAATTGCCGTCACTGATGTCTATAGGCGTGTTTGAAACCTCCAGACCGTGGATTCATTTGGACCGGATCCTGGCTATTGATACGATGCTTTATGTGACGAACGGCGCTGTAACGGTATGCGAAGAAAACACAGACTACACCATATCCGAGGGAGAGGTGTTTTTTCTTAAGCACCAATGCCGTCATTGGGGGAGGCTGCCCATTGCGCCGGGCTCTAGATGGTTCTGGATCTCATTCCTGCCATTCCGAAGCCTGGGTGAAGAGCAGCAGCTTATTCTTCCGAAGCAGTACAAGCTAACCCAGGAGGAGCCCTTCGTGTCCATGGTGGAGACGATGCTGCAGCTGTATGCCTCCTCCTCCCCAGTAAGGCATGAACGGCTTAACGGTATGCTGTACCAGATCTTGTACGAGCTGCTGCATCAGCATCTGCATGGAGGAGAGGAGCATTCTCCCTCATCCCTAACAGCCAAAATCATAAAGCTTCTGAAGCAGCAGGCGGAGCTGCCCTTCGACAGCCATGCGATTGCGAACGCAATGAATATGAATTACACCTATCTGGGACGCGTGTTTAAACTGAATACGGGAACTACGATCAACCACTACTACCGGAGACTGAAGATAGAGAGAGCCATTGCCTACATGCAATCCGACATGTTGAACATCTCGCAAATAAGTGAACGGCTCTCATTTCCCAATCCTTATTACTTCAGCCGTGTATTCAAACAGGTTACGGGTGTATCTCCCAAAGAATATCAGCAGCAGCTCTACCGATAG
- a CDS encoding extracellular solute-binding protein — MKRQMTILLMIVLVMSLLAACSQSSNGGETPASKGNESKEGSDAKKPIKMVIHLNGIDEDIKMQKAMEEIQKLEKYKHVTFDFHGREADFLTAVPIAIAAGSQVDLIIVANPMLQQQWSDAGTIVPLDELAQKIGVDFTKEFGPYVDNASNNGQLFIVPHNITRWALYYNKDMFDKAGVPYPDDKIPMTWDEYRELAKQLTSGEGANKKYGAFYLPWGTFWYGDAIMALGGGEHFYTSEGLSNIEDPAFAKAMERTFNMMHVDSSMPTHANAVTSKIDPPAFMNGSYAMNIQGGWVLPWAANKEKFPRDWKMGVAPLPVDSGEQTKTWGIVNGFGISPTSADPELALEIALDLSRLSAQYADSSESANRTVAQEELFEIFGEALADDGITVDHLKSVFTNAETVFVGEKVMGPNNVQYEKVITEEVEKYLVKEQALEKTIENIKRRGDETIKKK; from the coding sequence ATGAAAAGACAAATGACCATTCTGCTTATGATTGTTCTCGTCATGTCGTTACTTGCAGCCTGCAGTCAGTCATCCAATGGCGGAGAGACACCTGCGTCCAAAGGAAATGAGTCCAAGGAAGGCTCCGATGCCAAGAAGCCTATCAAGATGGTCATCCATTTGAACGGTATCGATGAAGATATTAAAATGCAAAAGGCGATGGAGGAGATCCAGAAGCTGGAGAAGTACAAGCATGTCACATTCGACTTTCATGGCAGAGAAGCGGATTTCCTGACAGCTGTTCCAATCGCTATCGCAGCCGGCAGCCAGGTAGATCTTATTATTGTCGCTAATCCGATGCTACAACAGCAGTGGTCGGATGCAGGCACAATCGTTCCGCTGGATGAGCTTGCACAGAAGATTGGGGTGGATTTCACAAAGGAATTTGGTCCTTATGTAGACAATGCGAGCAATAATGGACAGCTGTTCATCGTACCTCATAATATTACCCGCTGGGCGCTGTACTACAACAAGGATATGTTCGACAAAGCAGGCGTTCCGTACCCGGACGACAAGATTCCAATGACGTGGGATGAATATCGTGAGCTGGCCAAGCAGCTGACTAGCGGCGAAGGCGCCAATAAGAAGTATGGCGCATTCTATCTTCCATGGGGCACCTTCTGGTATGGCGATGCCATTATGGCGCTCGGCGGCGGCGAGCATTTCTATACCAGCGAAGGCTTGTCCAACATCGAGGATCCCGCTTTCGCCAAAGCCATGGAGCGTACCTTTAATATGATGCATGTGGACAGCAGTATGCCGACGCACGCCAATGCCGTCACCTCCAAGATTGATCCACCAGCATTCATGAATGGTTCTTACGCTATGAATATTCAAGGCGGTTGGGTACTGCCATGGGCAGCGAACAAGGAGAAATTCCCGCGGGATTGGAAGATGGGCGTTGCTCCACTGCCTGTCGACAGCGGGGAGCAAACCAAAACATGGGGAATCGTGAATGGATTTGGCATTTCGCCGACTTCCGCTGATCCTGAGCTCGCACTTGAAATCGCTCTGGATCTGAGCCGACTCTCCGCCCAATATGCGGACTCCTCCGAATCCGCCAATCGTACAGTTGCGCAGGAGGAGCTCTTCGAGATCTTTGGCGAAGCTCTTGCGGATGACGGCATTACCGTCGATCATCTGAAATCTGTGTTCACTAACGCTGAGACTGTCTTTGTAGGCGAGAAGGTAATGGGCCCTAACAACGTGCAATACGAGAAGGTCATTACCGAAGAGGTTGAGAAGTACCTCGTGAAGGAGCAAGCGCTGGAGAAAACGATTGAAAACATTAAACGGCGCGGCGACGAAACGATTAAGAAGAAGTAA
- a CDS encoding carbohydrate ABC transporter permease: MSSSMTLTIRWVRNLILVAVGLIMVFPLAWMLSASFKYESEVFQMPIQWIPDNVNTSNYTTAITEFPFLNWYANTALVTFYIVFLVLFVSTIAGYAFAKLDFKGKNTIFLLFIATMMIPVEVRIIPQFMIFKELGLINNVLSVALPWMFNAFSIFLMRQFFTSIPNDLLQAAKIDGCNEYTTFGRIVLPLAKSQITALFILAFTWGWNEYFSSLIYINDPLKQVLSVGIASFKGEYSTNFAVQMAGATLALIPIIVVYLFAQRHFVEGVALSGVKG, encoded by the coding sequence GTGAGTAGCAGCATGACGCTTACGATCCGGTGGGTTCGAAATCTAATACTCGTTGCGGTGGGGCTCATTATGGTATTCCCGCTTGCCTGGATGCTGTCCGCATCCTTCAAATATGAAAGCGAAGTATTCCAGATGCCCATCCAATGGATTCCCGACAATGTGAATACCAGCAATTATACGACGGCGATTACCGAATTCCCCTTTCTGAATTGGTACGCCAATACGGCATTGGTTACCTTTTATATTGTGTTCCTGGTGTTGTTTGTCAGCACCATTGCCGGTTATGCCTTTGCCAAGCTGGATTTCAAGGGGAAGAATACGATCTTCCTGCTCTTTATTGCCACGATGATGATTCCGGTAGAGGTCCGAATCATTCCGCAATTTATGATTTTTAAGGAGCTGGGCTTAATTAATAACGTGCTCAGCGTGGCGCTTCCCTGGATGTTCAACGCGTTCTCCATCTTTCTTATGCGGCAGTTTTTCACCTCTATTCCCAATGATCTTCTGCAAGCGGCCAAAATCGATGGGTGCAATGAATATACGACTTTCGGTCGTATCGTGCTGCCGCTTGCAAAATCACAAATTACAGCGTTGTTCATACTGGCATTTACATGGGGTTGGAATGAATACTTTAGCTCGCTCATTTATATCAACGACCCGCTGAAGCAGGTGCTGAGCGTCGGAATTGCCAGCTTCAAGGGAGAATATTCTACTAACTTTGCCGTGCAAATGGCAGGCGCGACCCTCGCACTGATTCCGATTATCGTCGTGTATTTGTTTGCGCAAAGGCACTTTGTAGAGGGTGTTGCGCTATCAGGCGTCAAAGGTTAG
- a CDS encoding sugar ABC transporter permease, giving the protein MASRRKLSLRENAVGYSFILPAFIGFLAFMAYPLFNSLYLSFMDWNMFKGASGSTFIGLQNYADAIDNEYFRIGLMNNLLLVVMAVPLLLILSLVIAIQLNARILGRGLLRAMYFVPYITTITAAALVFSALFQPEFGPVNYVLQALGVDSPPGWVMSVKWALPTIALFWIWKHLGYCIVIYLAGLQGISSTYYEAASIDGANKLQQFFRITVPMISPTTFFLMITSVISSFQIFAEVMVMTQGGPGTASVTMVYHIYDTAFKQYNMGYASAVSWIFFVLVVIVTMVQWYGQKKWVKYA; this is encoded by the coding sequence GTGGCATCCAGAAGGAAACTAAGCTTAAGAGAAAATGCAGTGGGCTATTCATTTATATTGCCGGCATTTATCGGTTTTTTGGCGTTTATGGCCTATCCGCTGTTTAATTCGTTGTATCTCAGCTTTATGGACTGGAACATGTTCAAAGGGGCTTCAGGCTCCACATTCATTGGCTTGCAGAATTACGCGGATGCGATTGATAATGAATATTTTCGAATTGGACTCATGAACAACCTGCTGCTCGTTGTAATGGCGGTGCCGCTTCTGCTCATCTTGTCGCTGGTCATTGCTATACAGCTTAACGCACGTATTTTGGGCCGCGGACTGCTGCGCGCCATGTATTTTGTGCCCTATATTACGACGATTACGGCTGCTGCCCTCGTGTTCTCGGCGTTATTCCAGCCCGAATTCGGTCCAGTCAATTACGTCCTTCAAGCACTTGGTGTAGACTCGCCTCCGGGCTGGGTGATGAGTGTAAAGTGGGCGCTTCCCACGATTGCCTTGTTTTGGATATGGAAGCACTTGGGGTACTGCATTGTCATTTATTTGGCCGGACTACAGGGGATATCCAGCACTTATTATGAGGCGGCATCCATTGACGGCGCCAACAAGCTGCAGCAGTTTTTCAGAATTACCGTTCCGATGATTTCTCCTACTACGTTTTTCCTCATGATCACCTCTGTTATTTCCTCCTTCCAGATCTTTGCTGAGGTGATGGTCATGACGCAGGGGGGACCAGGAACGGCATCCGTGACGATGGTCTACCACATTTATGACACAGCCTTTAAGCAATATAACATGGGATACGCATCTGCAGTTTCCTGGATATTCTTTGTTCTGGTGGTGATTGTAACTATGGTGCAATGGTACGGTCAGAAAAAATGGGTCAAATATGCATAG
- a CDS encoding nucleoside hydrolase-like domain-containing protein, with protein MIKAGISAQAARKPRTVLLLDPELDDLNTLVRYLLYSDQFDTEAFIYQSSIYHWKGDGKGTTFEGNSEHTHIGIGPITQWRWDHDSRFMEEGVDIYARVYTNLIAHSDGYPEPDLLQSRIYEGNVSFPGDMSQESPGSNRIKSLILDDKPGPLYLLSGAGMSTIGRALLSIEETYKHTKAWEDIYRHVCRKVILQAFGDQDGVYPGYIRPQWPDIECRDMSTGIWGYGAHQEALPHDQQYLSSAWMKEHVSSVGPFGEFYRVWGDGKIMHQNDRTDFFGFAGLTVEQLQELGYNVWYKALKEPGAWISEGDTSIFMNLINNGLDAHIDGSYGGWGGRGGKDITPDGIASHSYAVARWFGAAQRDFAARMKWTVTPRYEDASHPPIAQLLSPRSNSLVVRPGEVVTLAAAVQDPDNGHVTGRWWRYEEADTYPGAIEWLAAPGTAAPEQQPYPATIPAPGSPEAASLKVSKRDVVSSFTVPHDASSGQTLHFILEAVNHGRPALTSYLRVVLTVQRGGKSFIS; from the coding sequence ATGATCAAAGCTGGCATATCGGCACAGGCAGCTAGGAAGCCGCGCACGGTGCTTCTGCTGGATCCTGAGCTTGATGACTTAAATACATTGGTACGTTATCTGCTCTACAGCGACCAATTCGATACAGAAGCTTTCATCTATCAGAGCAGCATCTACCACTGGAAGGGTGACGGGAAAGGAACTACGTTCGAGGGCAATTCGGAGCACACCCACATCGGCATAGGTCCGATCACGCAATGGAGATGGGACCATGATTCCCGATTCATGGAGGAAGGGGTCGACATCTATGCCCGCGTCTACACCAATCTGATCGCGCATTCCGACGGCTATCCAGAGCCAGACCTGCTGCAATCACGCATCTATGAAGGCAATGTCAGCTTTCCCGGCGATATGTCACAGGAAAGCCCCGGCTCCAATCGCATCAAGTCGCTCATTCTGGATGACAAGCCTGGTCCGCTGTATCTCTTATCAGGCGCGGGCATGTCGACCATCGGCAGAGCCTTGTTATCCATTGAAGAGACTTACAAGCATACGAAAGCCTGGGAGGACATCTATCGCCATGTATGCAGGAAGGTCATCCTCCAGGCGTTCGGGGATCAAGACGGCGTCTATCCCGGTTATATCAGACCTCAATGGCCGGATATAGAATGCCGGGATATGTCCACCGGCATATGGGGTTACGGGGCGCATCAGGAGGCCTTGCCTCATGACCAGCAATATCTGTCCTCTGCCTGGATGAAGGAGCATGTCTCAAGCGTAGGCCCCTTTGGCGAGTTCTACCGTGTGTGGGGAGACGGGAAGATTATGCATCAGAACGACCGAACTGACTTCTTCGGCTTCGCCGGCCTGACGGTTGAGCAGCTGCAAGAGCTTGGTTACAACGTCTGGTATAAAGCGCTGAAGGAGCCCGGCGCCTGGATATCGGAGGGCGATACCTCCATCTTCATGAACCTCATTAACAATGGACTTGATGCTCATATCGACGGCAGCTACGGCGGCTGGGGCGGACGGGGCGGCAAAGATATTACGCCAGACGGCATCGCTTCACACTCCTATGCCGTCGCCCGCTGGTTCGGCGCCGCGCAGCGCGACTTCGCAGCCCGCATGAAGTGGACCGTTACCCCTCGTTACGAGGATGCCAGCCATCCGCCAATTGCACAGCTCCTGAGCCCCAGGAGCAATAGCCTTGTGGTGCGCCCCGGGGAAGTCGTCACCTTGGCGGCAGCGGTCCAGGACCCGGACAATGGCCATGTGACGGGCAGGTGGTGGCGCTACGAGGAGGCCGATACGTATCCGGGAGCCATAGAATGGCTGGCCGCGCCTGGCACTGCCGCCCCTGAGCAGCAGCCCTATCCGGCCACTATTCCCGCACCGGGGTCACCGGAGGCGGCCAGCTTGAAGGTTAGCAAGCGCGACGTCGTCTCAAGCTTCACCGTTCCCCATGATGCGTCGAGCGGGCAGACCCTGCACTTCATCTTGGAAGCCGTCAATCACGGGCGGCCAGCCTTGACCTCGTACTTGAGGGTTGTGCTGACTGTACAGCGCGGCGGCAAGTCGTTCATCTCATGA